A region of Sulfuricella denitrificans skB26 DNA encodes the following proteins:
- a CDS encoding F0F1 ATP synthase subunit C encodes MDSMTIIAVASIITAGLTIAVGSIGPALGEGRAVATALTSLAQQPDAAATITRTLFVGLAMVESVAIYCFVVSMILIFANPFWNHVIAQAAGK; translated from the coding sequence ATGGATAGCATGACGATTATCGCGGTTGCATCGATTATTACCGCCGGACTGACAATCGCAGTAGGGAGTATTGGTCCGGCACTCGGTGAAGGTCGTGCGGTCGCCACGGCATTGACTTCTCTGGCGCAACAGCCCGATGCAGCGGCAACGATTACACGCACCTTGTTTGTGGGCCTGGCAATGGTCGAGTCCGTTGCCATCTACTGCTTCGTGGTCTCGATGATACTCATCTTCGCCAATCCGTTCTGGAATCACGTCATCGCCCAAGCCGCCGGGAAGTAA
- a CDS encoding ADP-polyphosphate phosphotransferase — protein sequence MMMEIKSKDFRVKEGKKVSLKKWPTLVKPAYKSKKKYKKLLKKQVAELSELQQLHYASNRYAVLLIFQAMDAAGKDGAIKHVMSGINPQGCQVFSFKHPSATELEHDFLWRTTQSLPERGRIGIFNRSYYEEVLIVRVHPEILRGQGLPDGLLDEKTIWRERYRSIVDQEKHLCRNGTRIIKFFLHLSEEEQRKRFLDRIDEPEKNWKFCLADIEERKFWKQYMQAYEACLSATSTKNAPWYIVPADDKENARLIVSRIILDTFKALKMSYPETDAKRQQELLSIRHQLMKEASSDN from the coding sequence ATGATGATGGAAATAAAGTCCAAGGACTTCCGGGTGAAGGAAGGCAAAAAAGTCAGCCTCAAGAAGTGGCCGACGCTGGTGAAACCTGCTTACAAATCGAAGAAGAAATACAAAAAACTACTCAAAAAACAGGTGGCGGAGCTAAGTGAGCTGCAACAATTGCACTATGCATCCAACCGCTATGCAGTGCTGCTGATTTTTCAGGCCATGGACGCGGCTGGGAAGGATGGCGCCATCAAGCACGTGATGTCCGGCATCAATCCCCAGGGTTGCCAGGTGTTCAGTTTCAAACATCCGAGTGCGACTGAACTGGAACACGATTTTCTTTGGCGCACCACGCAGTCCCTGCCGGAACGCGGCCGGATCGGAATTTTCAACCGATCCTATTACGAGGAGGTGTTGATCGTTCGTGTGCATCCGGAGATTCTCCGCGGTCAGGGGCTTCCGGATGGGCTGCTCGACGAGAAAACCATCTGGCGGGAGCGATATCGTTCCATCGTGGACCAGGAGAAGCATCTTTGTCGTAACGGCACACGGATCATCAAGTTCTTCCTTCACCTTTCGGAGGAAGAACAACGCAAACGTTTTCTCGATCGTATCGACGAGCCCGAAAAAAACTGGAAATTCTGTCTTGCCGACATTGAGGAGCGGAAATTCTGGAAACAGTACATGCAGGCCTATGAGGCGTGCCTGAGCGCAACGAGTACCAAAAATGCACCCTGGTATATAGTGCCCGCCGACGACAAGGAGAACGCCCGGCTGATTGTTTCCAGAATCATTCTGGATACATTCAAGGCGCTCAAAATGAGCTATCCCGAAACCGATGCAAAGCGCCAACAGGAATTGCTATCGATTCGTCACCAGCTGATGAAGGAAGCTTCGAGTGACAACTGA
- a CDS encoding ATP synthase subunit I, with the protein MNEPLNLMFALGAGIFLGAFFFGGLWWTVQHGVSSRRPALWFIGSMLLRTFVVLLGFYFISGENWQRLLAALLGFVIARLIVTRLTRVATQSCQLAQEASHAP; encoded by the coding sequence ATGAATGAGCCATTGAATCTGATGTTCGCATTGGGGGCGGGGATTTTTCTCGGAGCGTTTTTTTTCGGCGGCCTGTGGTGGACAGTTCAACATGGCGTTTCATCCAGACGGCCAGCGCTTTGGTTCATCGGCAGCATGCTGTTGCGGACGTTTGTGGTTCTATTGGGATTCTATTTTATCTCGGGGGAAAATTGGCAGCGCTTGCTGGCAGCCCTGCTCGGATTTGTCATCGCGCGCCTGATCGTGACTCGGCTCACCCGGGTAGCGACGCAGAGCTGCCAATTGGCACAGGAGGCCAGTCATGCACCTTAG
- a CDS encoding F0F1 ATP synthase subunit epsilon gives MQPARMNLKILLPFKIFAEKTGVSRIVAESRDGSFGLLPRRLDCVAALAPGILVFETESEGEVCIAVDEGVLVKTGADVLVSVRNAIGGTDLGKLRAAVEQEFLNLDEQEKSVRSVLAKLESGFVRRFAAFHHD, from the coding sequence ATGCAACCAGCGCGCATGAATCTTAAGATACTCCTGCCCTTTAAAATCTTCGCCGAGAAAACCGGCGTGTCGCGCATCGTCGCGGAGTCACGTGATGGTTCGTTCGGACTCCTGCCCCGCCGGCTTGATTGCGTGGCTGCGCTAGCGCCGGGAATACTGGTTTTCGAGACAGAATCTGAAGGAGAGGTTTGCATTGCCGTCGATGAAGGCGTCCTGGTAAAAACCGGCGCCGACGTGCTGGTTTCAGTGCGCAATGCGATCGGCGGAACCGATCTCGGCAAGCTGCGCGCGGCTGTCGAGCAAGAGTTTCTGAATCTGGACGAGCAGGAGAAAAGCGTGCGCTCGGTGCTGGCAAAACTGGAGAGCGGATTTGTTCGCCGCTTTGCGGCGTTCCATCATGACTGA
- a CDS encoding F0F1 ATP synthase subunit A, producing MHLSPDDIIFWQQGVFKLNATIAFTWGLMLVLSVGSKLVTSRLSTGLQRSRWQNLLEIVVTGITKQIAEVGLSQPQKYIGFLGTLFLFVAMASLFTIVPGYEPPTGSLSTTTALAICVFVAVPLFGIEKSGLGEYLRAYLKPTFIMLPFNIISELSRTLALAARLFGNMMSGTMILAILLTITPFVFPIAMSVLGLLTGMVQAYIFSILAAVYIAAATRSRNTRPEPNEK from the coding sequence ATGCACCTTAGTCCCGACGACATCATCTTTTGGCAACAGGGGGTTTTCAAGCTCAATGCCACCATCGCTTTCACGTGGGGGCTGATGTTGGTGCTGTCGGTGGGCTCAAAACTCGTTACCAGCAGACTGTCCACGGGCCTGCAACGTTCCCGCTGGCAGAATCTGCTTGAAATTGTCGTCACCGGGATAACGAAACAAATTGCAGAAGTTGGCCTGAGCCAACCGCAGAAATATATTGGATTTCTAGGTACCTTGTTCCTGTTTGTGGCGATGGCGAGTCTCTTTACCATCGTTCCCGGCTATGAGCCGCCGACCGGTTCGCTCTCAACCACTACGGCACTGGCGATCTGTGTGTTTGTAGCTGTGCCATTATTCGGCATCGAGAAGAGCGGGTTGGGTGAATACCTCAGAGCCTATCTAAAACCGACGTTCATCATGTTGCCGTTCAACATCATCAGTGAGCTCTCGCGCACTCTGGCCCTGGCCGCTCGTCTGTTTGGCAACATGATGAGCGGGACGATGATACTGGCCATTTTGCTAACCATCACGCCTTTCGTTTTTCCGATTGCGATGAGTGTGCTCGGACTGCTGACCGGCATGGTACAGGCCTACATCTTCAGCATCCTGGCCGCGGTTTACATCGCGGCGGCGACGCGCTCCCGCAATACCAGGCCTGAACCCAATGAAAAATGA
- a CDS encoding alternate F1F0 ATPase, F1 subunit alpha, which translates to MNTEPESLQNVFDSAFSGMSQAREAYTPQLTLREVGTITSIATGIAKVSGLPCVGFEEVLKFPGEVYGIAFNVDEDEIGVVLLGDYWQLHAGDEVERRGHVMDVPVGDGLIGRIINPLGRPLDGKGPLASSLRRPVERPAAHIMDRAPVTVPLQTGIKVIDALIPIGRGQRELILGDRQTGKTAIALDAILNQRDQNVLCVYCAIGQRASGVAKVIASLREKGAMDYTIVVVTEGNDPPGLAYVAPYAATSIAEHFMEQGRDVLVVYDDLTHHARAYRELSLLLRRPPGREAFPGDIFYIHSRLLERATHLRPELGGGSLTALPIIETEAQDISAYIPTNLISITDGQIYLSPSLFELGVLPAVDVGKSVSRVGGKAQRAAYRAVAGDLKLAYAQFEELETFSRFGARLDEDTRKIIEHGRRIRACLKQPEFAPVSVPAQIAVLLALTAGLFDDVPLAQMTDAENAVREAAVDIPAEVCTRFDSAEKLSNEDRKTIIAIARQALEEFTPRPESKPDLDHGTEEDTQPVPQAEPKLKAGAKPDDTKSEPKAALREKS; encoded by the coding sequence ATGAACACGGAACCTGAGAGCCTCCAGAACGTTTTCGACAGCGCGTTTTCGGGAATGAGCCAAGCGCGGGAAGCCTACACGCCGCAACTGACGCTACGTGAAGTGGGTACGATCACCAGCATTGCCACCGGCATCGCAAAAGTTTCCGGCCTCCCCTGCGTGGGTTTCGAGGAGGTGCTGAAGTTTCCCGGCGAAGTGTATGGCATTGCTTTCAACGTCGATGAAGATGAAATCGGCGTCGTTCTGTTGGGCGACTACTGGCAGTTACATGCGGGCGATGAAGTCGAACGCAGGGGGCACGTGATGGACGTGCCGGTGGGAGACGGATTGATCGGACGCATTATCAATCCACTGGGCCGGCCTCTGGACGGCAAGGGTCCGCTGGCTTCCAGCCTGCGCCGGCCCGTCGAACGCCCTGCTGCGCACATCATGGATCGAGCTCCCGTCACCGTGCCCTTGCAAACCGGCATCAAGGTTATCGATGCGCTCATCCCCATCGGGCGCGGCCAGCGCGAACTGATACTCGGCGACCGGCAGACCGGCAAGACCGCAATCGCGCTCGATGCGATACTCAATCAACGCGATCAGAATGTGCTGTGCGTTTATTGCGCTATCGGCCAGCGCGCATCCGGCGTGGCTAAAGTCATCGCCTCTCTGCGCGAAAAAGGCGCGATGGATTACACCATCGTGGTCGTTACCGAAGGCAACGATCCACCCGGCCTCGCCTACGTTGCACCCTATGCCGCAACCAGCATCGCGGAGCATTTCATGGAACAAGGCCGTGACGTGCTGGTTGTTTACGATGACCTCACGCACCATGCGCGCGCCTATCGCGAGTTGTCTCTGCTGCTGCGTCGCCCTCCCGGCCGGGAGGCTTTTCCCGGCGACATCTTCTACATCCACTCGCGGCTGCTGGAGCGCGCAACGCACTTGCGCCCGGAACTCGGCGGCGGATCGCTGACGGCGCTGCCCATCATCGAAACTGAAGCGCAGGATATTTCCGCCTACATTCCGACCAACCTGATTTCCATTACGGATGGGCAGATTTACCTCTCACCATCGTTATTCGAATTGGGTGTGCTGCCCGCAGTCGATGTCGGCAAATCCGTCTCACGCGTCGGCGGCAAGGCGCAACGCGCAGCCTACCGCGCCGTGGCGGGCGATCTCAAGCTGGCCTACGCCCAGTTCGAGGAATTGGAAACCTTTTCCCGCTTCGGCGCCCGGCTGGATGAAGATACCCGCAAGATCATCGAGCATGGACGACGGATCCGTGCCTGCCTCAAGCAGCCCGAATTCGCTCCGGTTTCCGTGCCCGCGCAAATTGCCGTGCTGCTGGCGTTGACTGCAGGACTCTTCGATGATGTGCCGCTAGCCCAGATGACCGACGCCGAGAATGCCGTGCGCGAGGCCGCGGTGGATATTCCAGCCGAGGTGTGCACGAGATTTGACAGTGCCGAAAAGTTGAGCAACGAAGATCGCAAAACAATCATAGCAATCGCTCGCCAAGCGCTCGAAGAGTTCACGCCCAGACCGGAATCCAAGCCTGATTTGGATCATGGGACCGAAGAAGATACACAACCTGTGCCCCAGGCTGAGCCGAAGTTGAAGGCTGGAGCAAAACCGGATGATACCAAGTCTGAGCCCAAGGCAGCACTCCGGGAGAAGTCATGA
- a CDS encoding AtpZ/AtpI family protein has translation MTENPKNKSASGETEFSLQVGEKAARKIEAQRHVTQTVWSGLGMMGLVGWSVALPTLLGAALGIWLDQHYPGGRSWTLMLLALGLGLGCFNAWHWVAKEDREIHEPEEKDNE, from the coding sequence ATGACTGAAAATCCGAAAAATAAATCCGCTTCTGGCGAAACGGAATTCAGCCTTCAAGTGGGCGAAAAGGCGGCGCGCAAGATTGAGGCGCAACGCCATGTCACGCAGACCGTCTGGTCAGGCCTGGGCATGATGGGTCTGGTGGGCTGGTCGGTGGCATTGCCCACACTGCTCGGCGCAGCACTTGGCATCTGGCTGGACCAGCACTATCCCGGGGGACGCTCCTGGACACTGATGCTGCTGGCCCTCGGCTTGGGGTTGGGCTGCTTCAACGCATGGCATTGGGTGGCCAAGGAAGACAGGGAAATTCACGAGCCAGAGGAGAAAGATAATGAATGA
- the atpD gene encoding F0F1 ATP synthase subunit beta, which yields MNSKSSSPNFGTVVSVRGSVVDIRFEKRLPSIYSLLHAMEGTIAIEVLAQLDAHRVRGIALTPTQGLARGMAVEDTGGPLKAPVGKEILSRMFDVFGNAIDRQPAPSDVQWRSVHRAPPSLARRSTKSELFETGIKVIDVLMPLERGGKAGLFGGAGVGKTVLLTEMIHNMVGQQEGVSIFCGIGERCREGEELYRDMQAAGVLPNMVMVFGQMNEPPGARFRVGHAALTMAEYFRDDEHRDVLLLIDNIFRFIQAGMEVSGLMGQMPARLGYQPTMGTELAQLEERIANTDTGAITSIQAVYVPADDFTDPAAVHTFSHLSASIVLSRKRASEGLYPAIDPLQSSSKMATPGIIGERHYALAQEIRRTLAQYADLKDIIAMLGMEQLSPEDHNVVSRARRLERFLTQPFFTTEQFTGLNGKLVSLKDALDGCERILRDEFKDVPESALYMIGTIDEAKAKIKSEPEPEQEPKAEREHATSAHES from the coding sequence TTGAATAGCAAATCCAGTTCTCCAAACTTCGGCACGGTTGTCTCGGTCCGCGGCAGTGTCGTGGACATCAGGTTTGAGAAGCGGTTGCCGTCCATCTACTCCTTATTGCACGCGATGGAGGGGACAATTGCCATCGAGGTTCTAGCGCAGCTCGACGCACATCGCGTACGCGGGATTGCGCTGACCCCCACCCAGGGACTCGCCCGCGGCATGGCAGTGGAGGACACGGGCGGACCGTTGAAGGCGCCGGTCGGCAAGGAAATTCTCTCACGCATGTTCGACGTTTTCGGCAACGCCATCGACCGCCAGCCGGCTCCGTCGGATGTCCAGTGGCGCTCGGTCCATCGTGCGCCACCGTCCCTGGCGCGGCGTTCCACAAAATCCGAGCTGTTCGAGACGGGGATCAAGGTCATCGATGTGCTGATGCCGCTGGAACGCGGCGGCAAAGCGGGCTTGTTTGGCGGTGCGGGCGTGGGCAAGACGGTGTTGCTCACCGAGATGATCCACAACATGGTCGGGCAACAGGAAGGCGTGAGTATTTTTTGCGGCATCGGCGAACGCTGCCGTGAAGGGGAGGAACTCTATCGCGATATGCAAGCGGCAGGTGTGCTGCCGAACATGGTGATGGTGTTCGGGCAGATGAACGAACCCCCTGGCGCCCGTTTCCGCGTCGGCCATGCTGCGCTGACGATGGCCGAGTATTTCCGCGACGACGAGCATCGCGACGTGCTGCTGCTGATCGATAATATTTTTCGCTTTATCCAGGCTGGCATGGAGGTGTCCGGCTTGATGGGGCAGATGCCGGCACGTCTGGGTTATCAGCCGACCATGGGCACCGAGCTGGCGCAACTGGAAGAGCGCATCGCCAATACCGATACCGGTGCGATTACCTCGATTCAGGCGGTATATGTACCGGCGGACGATTTTACCGATCCGGCGGCAGTGCACACCTTCTCGCACCTTTCCGCATCCATCGTGCTGTCGCGCAAGCGGGCGAGCGAGGGGCTTTACCCGGCCATCGACCCGTTGCAGTCCAGTTCCAAAATGGCCACGCCCGGCATTATCGGCGAACGGCATTATGCCCTCGCCCAGGAAATCCGGCGCACCCTGGCGCAATACGCGGATCTGAAAGACATCATCGCGATGCTGGGCATGGAACAACTGTCGCCGGAGGATCACAACGTGGTTTCTCGCGCGAGGCGGCTGGAGCGTTTCCTAACCCAGCCTTTTTTTACCACCGAGCAGTTTACTGGCCTTAATGGCAAGCTCGTCAGCCTCAAGGATGCGCTGGATGGTTGCGAGCGCATCTTGCGCGACGAGTTCAAGGACGTTCCCGAAAGTGCGCTGTACATGATCGGCACCATTGACGAAGCGAAGGCAAAAATCAAATCCGAACCTGAACCCGAGCAGGAACCTAAAGCGGAGAGGGAACATGCAACCAGCGCGCATGAATCTTAA
- a CDS encoding F0F1 ATP synthase subunit delta produces MLIDWFTVIAQVVNFLILVWLMKRFLYQPILNAIDAREKRIAKELADADAKKAEAKKERDEFQHKNDAFDQQRAALLSQATDEAKAERQRILDEARQAADVLSAKRQEALISEQQHLSEALTRRAREEVFAIARKALADLAGASLEERMADVFMRRLREMDSQAKEDFAAALGAASSPALVRSAFDLPEEQRAAIRNALNETFSADIDVRFEAAVDLVSGIEISTDGQKIAWSIADYLASLGKAADSLLKTQPRSETRTEQKTNEHGT; encoded by the coding sequence ATGCTGATCGACTGGTTTACTGTGATTGCGCAAGTCGTCAACTTCCTGATTCTGGTGTGGTTGATGAAGCGCTTTCTTTACCAGCCTATCCTCAACGCCATCGACGCGCGGGAGAAGCGAATCGCCAAGGAACTGGCTGACGCCGACGCGAAAAAAGCTGAAGCCAAGAAGGAGCGCGACGAGTTCCAGCACAAGAATGACGCGTTCGACCAGCAGCGCGCGGCACTTTTGAGTCAGGCGACGGACGAGGCGAAAGCCGAGCGTCAGCGGATTCTTGACGAAGCGCGGCAGGCGGCCGACGTTTTGAGCGCCAAGCGACAGGAGGCGCTGATAAGCGAACAGCAGCATTTGAGCGAAGCACTTACCCGTCGTGCACGGGAGGAGGTATTTGCCATTGCTCGCAAGGCGCTGGCAGATCTGGCCGGGGCAAGCCTGGAAGAACGCATGGCCGACGTATTCATGCGCCGTTTGCGGGAAATGGACAGCCAGGCTAAGGAAGACTTCGCCGCAGCCCTCGGGGCAGCGTCTAGCCCCGCGCTGGTACGTAGCGCGTTTGACCTGCCCGAAGAGCAACGCGCGGCAATTCGGAATGCGCTCAACGAAACCTTCTCGGCTGACATCGACGTCCGTTTCGAGGCCGCGGTGGATCTGGTCAGCGGCATCGAGATCAGCACGGATGGGCAAAAAATAGCGTGGAGCATCGCGGATTATCTCGCGTCGCTGGGCAAGGCTGCCGACTCACTGCTAAAAACACAACCCAGATCCGAAACCAGGACCGAGCAAAAAACCAATGAACACGGAACCTGA